CGGTTCGGTGCTGTCGATGACCGCGCTCGATCGCTCCACCAGGGCGCCGGTCCGCTCAATCAGCTGCTCGCTGCCAACCAGCACCCGATCAGCCCGCTGGACGATCGTGCGGGCCTGGCGCTGGGTTTCATCGACCTCGCTCATGACCACGTTCACCTTTGCCACCACGCCCTCGATCTGGCCGATCAGGGTGATGACCCTGGGCACCAGGGCGATGGCCTGCTCGATCGCCTCATAGCCGCCCTCGGCCAGCCGCAGCAGATCCCGCGGTCCAGGAACACCAAGCCGCATCCAGACACCTCGTCACCTTCTCAGCCACGCCGCTCGAAGGCCGAGCGCCGCGGAGCCGGGAGAATCGCGCCAGCCACCTGGCGGTGCTGCCACCCTAACGGTGAGCCGGGCGTGGCTGTCGGTTGTCGCAGTGCCGCCCAGGAGCTTGCGACGTTTACAGTGGTGCCCGTGCAGGATTCTCCGGTGCTGCTGGCCGTCGATGGCAATTCGCTGGTCCACCGCAGCTTCCACTCCCAGGCCGGCACCGGGCTGCGCGCAGCCGACGGCCGGCCGCTGTGGGCGATCCGGGGACTGCTGACCCAGTTGGTGGCGGCGGCCGAGCGGATCTGCCCCACCGCCATCCTGGTCGGCTTCGACGATCCGGTCGCCAGCGTGCGGCGCACCCGCTGGCCCCAGTACAAGGCCAGCCGCACCGAGAAGCTGCAGAACCTGGTCTCCCAACTGGACGGCGCTGCCGAGGTGCTGCGGCGCATGGGCGTGGCAGTAGTGGTGCCTGAGGGGCTGGAAGCCGACGACGTGCTGGCCTCGGCCGCCCGGCTCGCTCCGCAGGTGGGCGCCCGGACCGTCATCATGACCTCTGACCGGGACTCCTTCGCCCTGATCGACGAGCACACCCGGGTGCTGCGGATCATCAACGGCGGAGTGGACGCCTCACCGCTGCTGACCCCCCAGCTGCTGGCCGTGATGCTCGGCATCCGTCCCGAGCAGTACTGCGACTACGCGGCGTTGCGGGGCGACCCTTCGGACAACCTGCCCGGGGTTCGCGGCATCGGCCCCAAGACGGCAGCCAGGCTGCTGACCACCCTGGGCACCGCCGCGGCGGTGTTCGACGACCTGGCCGCCGGTGGAGCCCGGGTGAGGGCGGCGGTGGGCAGCGCCGCTGCCAAGCGACTGGCCCAGCCCGAGGCGCGGACGGCCTGGGAACTGAATTGTCAGGTGATGCGGATGCACTGCGATGTCGAACTGGGCCTGGATCTCAGCGACATCAGCGGCGGCCCCGGCATGCTGCCGTTGGACCCGGCCGCGGTCGGCGCCGCCTTCCGGGACCACGAGCTGACCTGGACGACGCCGGCCGCACTGCAGTTCCTGGCTTACCAGAACCCGCCGGAGCGCCCCGTCGAGCAGGCCTGGTCCTCGGAGCGGACCGGCTGGTCCTCGGAGCCGCCCGACCTCAGCGGAGCCGAATCACCGCGACGTCCGGCCCCTTCCGGCGGCAGGACGGCCGGGGCGGCCCGGACGCCATCCGAGCACGGCCGACCGGGTGGACGCCGGTTCGGAAAGCTGGCCAAGCACGCCAGCCAGCCGAAGGACGCGGCCGTCCAGTTGTCGCTGTTTGATTGAGTCCCGCCGCTGGGCCGCCAGCTGCCTCTCGGCCGCGGCCCAGCGTTGGACGGCGGCCCAGTATTCGGTTGCAGCCTGCCGTTCGGCCGTA
The Jatrophihabitans sp. DNA segment above includes these coding regions:
- a CDS encoding 5'-3' exonuclease H3TH domain-containing protein: MQDSPVLLAVDGNSLVHRSFHSQAGTGLRAADGRPLWAIRGLLTQLVAAAERICPTAILVGFDDPVASVRRTRWPQYKASRTEKLQNLVSQLDGAAEVLRRMGVAVVVPEGLEADDVLASAARLAPQVGARTVIMTSDRDSFALIDEHTRVLRIINGGVDASPLLTPQLLAVMLGIRPEQYCDYAALRGDPSDNLPGVRGIGPKTAARLLTTLGTAAAVFDDLAAGGARVRAAVGSAAAKRLAQPEARTAWELNCQVMRMHCDVELGLDLSDISGGPGMLPLDPAAVGAAFRDHELTWTTPAALQFLAYQNPPERPVEQAWSSERTGWSSEPPDLSGAESPRRPAPSGGRTAGAARTPSEHGRPGGRRFGKLAKHASQPKDAAVQLSLFD